The Edaphobacter flagellatus sequence AGAACATCGCCCTCACCGTCAACCCAGCGCTATCGCCGAAGATGCGAGTACGGGGAATGCCGAAAGTTTTTTGTGCATCCATATCGGTGTCGAAGTAGTTCGGCCCGCGCAAGCTGTTGCGGCCTACCCCCGGGGGCGGAGGCGCTCCGGTAGCGGGAACAATTGGAGCAGTAAAATATGCTAGGCCGCCATTCGGAAACGCTCCGCCAGGACGCTTAAATGTACTGTTGCTTGTGTCGCCGCTACCTTTGGCAATTTGTGCCGCAGGACGCAGGTTGCAATAGCCACTTCCAATAAAGACGACATTACATTGCGTGTTGCTGTAAACAGGTGTCCACGGAAAGCCGGTGTGATACTGAATGATGCCACTGAGCTGGATTCCTCCGAAGATATCCTCCATGATTCTGTTCTTTGCAAAGAGCTTCGGGGACCAGGTGCCGAATAGTTTCATATTCTGTGCTACGTTGTAATCGGCGGGCCCATAAGCATAGCGGTTATCGTACGGATACTGGCTGACATAGTAATCTTGCGACCCTGTATCCATGATCTTGCCCCATCGATACTGAGCGTTTAGCGAGAAGCTGCGCGAGAACGTATGCTTGGCTTCGGCCAGTAGGGCATGTGAGCTTGCGCTGACATCATTTAAGTAATAAGCGAATGAACTAACAGTAGGATTCAGGTTGGGATAGTAAATCCAGTTGAGATTGGTCTGCCGTGTGTAATGGCGTGAAATACTGCCCTGATAGCCGACACTAACAATCCAGTGCTGGCTAACAGCGTATTCAGTACCAAGCGAAGTTTTGTATGTCATTGGTGTTGGCAGATTCTGCTGAATGGCCTGGAGATTAATTGGAGCGCCGCTGGTTGGTAGGCCGTTGGCTCCAAAGGAAACCTTTGCGGCTGGGTTGGACGGATAGCCGTTAATATTCGTGGCGCTGCTTGAGGCTGCATAAAGGACCCCCGGGCAGTTGGTAAGCGCGGTATCGGTACATGTCGCGTTGAGGGTCGTTACCAATGGCGGATTCGAGCGCCCATTAAGGGTGATCGCTTCCTGCATACGGTTGTAGGCAATGCCAAAGCCTCCACGGACAACGAACAGATGTGTTGAATTTGGATTCACACTATAAGCAAAGCCGAATTGGGGACCCCAATTATTTTTGCCGGTTGCAAAAAGATCACCACCCGTCTTGATATAGGCACCAGTGAGTGTCTGAGCGCCAGTTCCAAGTACAACGTTGCTGATATTTCCATCCTTCTCAGTAATTGGCGTAAAGTATTCCCAGCGCAGGCCGGCGTTGAGAGTGAGGTTGGCGTTGAGGCGCCAATCGTCCTGGATATAACCGGCATAAATATTGGAACGGATGTGCTTCGTAGCAGAGGTTGGCGCCCCAGTGCGTGGATCGAAGGAGCCGGTTTCGAGCCGGGGCTTGTCATTAGCAAACTCCCATAGATTTCGGAAAGTGTACGAGGGAATAGCTGAGCCTGTTTGCGTATCGTTATCGAGCTCGCGATAGCCGTCAAAGCCGAAGCGGATATTATGCGAGCCCCAGGTCTTCGTCATGGTATCTCGTATGTTGTACGTAGTCTGTGCGAAATTTCCCGGACCAGGCGCGCCGAAGTACTGCAGGTTGCTTATGCCGCCCATGTTGTCGATATGTCCCTGCGGGAGACCGAATGGCTCTTGCGGATTCGAAGCGACTTCGTTGAAATACCAACGCACACCATTAAGGCGGAACTCATTAAGGAGTGTAGGAGTGAAGATGTGATTCCAAAGCGTGGCGTGAGAGTAAGCCAGCCTGTCGGAATGCCACAAATTGGCCGTACGATTTGGCCCATTAAAAGAAGTTGTAGACGTTGGTACCCAGTAAATCGTGTAGGCCACCAAGTCACGTGGGTTGAGCTGCCAATCGAGACGTCCGTTGTACTGTTGCGCCGTATTGCGTGTGGGATTGAGCCAATTTACGCGAAATACATCGGGGACACCATCGAATCCTCCTCCTATGCCGGGATGAGCGTTGTCGATATAGGTTGGATCTGTCGTTCCCAGAGCGGTTTTCAAAGGTGAACCGAGATCGAGAGCCGTACCTCCCATATAGGGGACATCACGACAGTAAGCCGGACTAAGGCCAACAAAAGCACAATTGGCTCCCGAGGCAACTGACTTAAAATTCACGCTTTCTCCCGGGTAACCTGCAATTGCTCCTGAGATTCCATTCTTTGTTTGAGAAGCCATCTGATCAAAGGCTGGGGTTTCATACCAATCTGCTCCGGGAGTAAGGCTGCTATTACGCAACTCCTCGTAGGAGAAGAAGGCGAATATATGATCTTTCCAGACAGGGCCGCCGATACTACCTCCAATTTGATTGAATCGATTGTTATCTCGCTGGGGACTATCTGTTGGTCCGTTATAGCGTTGATAGGCGTTCAAACCCGGACGATGAAATTTGAAAAACGCACTGCCGTGGATTTGATTGGTGCCATTCTTGGATACCACCAGAACCTGAGCGCCACTATTGCGTCCATAAGTTGCATCATAAGGACTAGTTTGCGTTTGAACCTCTTTGACTGATTCCTGATTCGGCGTAATGACAGCCCCACCACCCCATGCCAGAGAATTCACTTGGCTTCCATCAATCTGAAAAGAATTGCCTGAGGTGCGAACTCCGTTAGCCTGAGTCTGTGCGCGGTTCTCTACTTGGAAAATACTTCCTGTAGCAGAGCTTCCACCAATGCCGCCGTTACCGGGAGAGGAGAAACTTCCTCCGGCACCACTTTGTGCACCATCACCAAGCGCCCCAGGAGTAAGCCTTAGTAGTTGATAAGGGTCACGATTTGAAGAAGGAAGCGACTGCAGCTCTCCGCTCGAGATAGTCGCCGAAATGGTTGCAGTCGAAGTATTGATTGCTGGCGAATTATCCGTCACCGTGATGGATTGCGAAGACCCAGCTGCTTCAAGAGTGATATTGAGTCCCTGCAGTATCTCACCTGAGATCTTAACCTCATCAATGGTCTTCTTCGCGAATCCTTGCGCATCAATAGAAACTGAGTACGAGGCTGGAGCCAGACGGTTAAATGTGTAGGTACCCGCACCATCAGTCTTTACGGACTGAGATTGATTTGTCTCTCTATCGAGAATCGTTATTGTTGCTCCCGGTACAACGGCTCCCGTGGAATCGGTCACCGTCCCCTGCAAGCCAGCGCGATATTGGGCATAGGCGAGGCGCGCTGGAAGGAGTACGCAGGTAAAGATAGCGAGGGCTAAAGTGCACTTTGAGTACACGTAGAAAGGAATAGCTTGTTGCGTCTTCATCGCGGCTCCTGAAAGAGGAGCGGCCCTGCTTACACGACCGTTTTCTCCTGCTCGGTTAGTGGTTTATATGCGTTGCGTTCGCTTCTTTACCCCTCCTCCTGATAGAAGGC is a genomic window containing:
- a CDS encoding TonB-dependent receptor; this translates as MKTQQAIPFYVYSKCTLALAIFTCVLLPARLAYAQYRAGLQGTVTDSTGAVVPGATITILDRETNQSQSVKTDGAGTYTFNRLAPASYSVSIDAQGFAKKTIDEVKISGEILQGLNITLEAAGSSQSITVTDNSPAINTSTATISATISSGELQSLPSSNRDPYQLLRLTPGALGDGAQSGAGGSFSSPGNGGIGGSSATGSIFQVENRAQTQANGVRTSGNSFQIDGSQVNSLAWGGGAVITPNQESVKEVQTQTSPYDATYGRNSGAQVLVVSKNGTNQIHGSAFFKFHRPGLNAYQRYNGPTDSPQRDNNRFNQIGGSIGGPVWKDHIFAFFSYEELRNSSLTPGADWYETPAFDQMASQTKNGISGAIAGYPGESVNFKSVASGANCAFVGLSPAYCRDVPYMGGTALDLGSPLKTALGTTDPTYIDNAHPGIGGGFDGVPDVFRVNWLNPTRNTAQQYNGRLDWQLNPRDLVAYTIYWVPTSTTSFNGPNRTANLWHSDRLAYSHATLWNHIFTPTLLNEFRLNGVRWYFNEVASNPQEPFGLPQGHIDNMGGISNLQYFGAPGPGNFAQTTYNIRDTMTKTWGSHNIRFGFDGYRELDNDTQTGSAIPSYTFRNLWEFANDKPRLETGSFDPRTGAPTSATKHIRSNIYAGYIQDDWRLNANLTLNAGLRWEYFTPITEKDGNISNVVLGTGAQTLTGAYIKTGGDLFATGKNNWGPQFGFAYSVNPNSTHLFVVRGGFGIAYNRMQEAITLNGRSNPPLVTTLNATCTDTALTNCPGVLYAASSSATNINGYPSNPAAKVSFGANGLPTSGAPINLQAIQQNLPTPMTYKTSLGTEYAVSQHWIVSVGYQGSISRHYTRQTNLNWIYYPNLNPTVSSFAYYLNDVSASSHALLAEAKHTFSRSFSLNAQYRWGKIMDTGSQDYYVSQYPYDNRYAYGPADYNVAQNMKLFGTWSPKLFAKNRIMEDIFGGIQLSGIIQYHTGFPWTPVYSNTQCNVVFIGSGYCNLRPAAQIAKGSGDTSNSTFKRPGGAFPNGGLAYFTAPIVPATGAPPPPGVGRNSLRGPNYFDTDMDAQKTFGIPRTRIFGDSAGLTVRAMFFNIFNQTNLTPFDANGNSAGNQGGADSNIQITSPNFGRSSGALGARVIEFQGRFSF